The following are encoded in a window of Fusobacterium perfoetens genomic DNA:
- a CDS encoding exodeoxyribonuclease III: MKFISWNVNGIRACLTKGFMDFFDREDADIFCLQETKVQAGQVELDLKGYYQYWNYAEKKGYSGTAIFTKKEPLSVSYGLGIEEHDKEGRVITLEFEDFYFITVYTPNSKTELERLDYRMIWEDEFRKYMQNLEKNKPVVVCGDLNVAHKEIDLKNPKTNRNNAGFTDQERNKFTELMNSGFIDTFRYFYPDQEGIYSWWSYRFKAREKNAGWRIDYFLTSGSMKERLVSAKIHTDILGSDHCPVELVIK; encoded by the coding sequence ATGAAATTTATTTCATGGAATGTTAATGGTATAAGAGCATGCCTTACAAAAGGATTTATGGATTTTTTTGACAGAGAAGATGCTGATATATTTTGTCTTCAAGAAACTAAAGTACAGGCAGGACAAGTTGAATTAGATTTAAAAGGATATTATCAATACTGGAACTATGCTGAAAAAAAAGGATATTCAGGAACAGCAATCTTTACTAAAAAAGAACCTTTATCAGTAAGTTATGGTCTTGGAATAGAAGAACATGATAAAGAAGGAAGAGTTATTACTCTTGAATTTGAAGATTTTTATTTCATTACAGTATATACTCCAAATTCAAAAACAGAATTAGAAAGACTTGATTATAGAATGATTTGGGAAGATGAATTTAGAAAATATATGCAAAATCTTGAAAAAAATAAACCTGTTGTTGTTTGTGGAGATTTAAATGTTGCTCATAAAGAAATAGATTTAAAAAATCCTAAAACAAACAGAAACAATGCAGGATTTACAGACCAAGAAAGAAATAAATTTACTGAACTTATGAATTCAGGATTTATAGATACTTTCCGTTATTTTTATCCAGATCAGGAAGGAATATATTCGTGGTGGTCATATAGATTTAAGGCAAGAGAAAAAAATGCAGGCTGGAGAATAGATTATTTCTTAACTTCAGGCTCTATGAAAGAAAGACTTGTTTCAGCAAAAATTCATACTGATATTTTAGGTTCAGATCATTGTCCTGTAGAACTTGTAATTAAATAA
- a CDS encoding Cof-type HAD-IIB family hydrolase, with the protein MNRLQKQIEFILEIDKIKGILRQGLVLNGKRQETDAEHSWHMAMCAVLLKEYYHEEVDMLKVIKMILVHDIVEIVAGDTPAYGTYSQAEKEKNELDAAKKIYGILPKNQKEELMNIWLEFEEGKTKEAKFANACDRFQGFIQNVTSDAHTWRKFHVTKSKLMNRMRPIFNFIPEVYYGYIQGYMKEYLANGVVTDDKPVKLIATDLDGTFVDNEKKIPTINKDIVNNCIEKGIVFVPSSGRDLPSIKELLGDIKEIKYYSCFNGARVFKGNTLIYSEKMDKIMCLEILKKGTELGLKYSATSNYDVCYSQLDTEYYTESKLSNTKYTFHSNENLDNLKAFDFEKIVFFGSQEIFKELRKFVEDNYGEEVNIFGSGDNVMDIVSKKCSKGNALRIIADDMGIATDEIIAFGDNENDLSMLTEVGYPVAMKNAKDFVKDIIPEITSVSNDDGGVGLYLKEFFQNN; encoded by the coding sequence ATGAATAGATTGCAAAAACAAATAGAATTTATTCTAGAAATAGATAAGATAAAAGGAATTCTTCGTCAGGGACTTGTTTTAAACGGAAAAAGACAGGAAACTGATGCAGAACATAGTTGGCATATGGCTATGTGTGCAGTTCTTCTGAAAGAATATTATCATGAAGAAGTAGATATGCTAAAAGTTATTAAAATGATATTAGTTCATGATATAGTAGAAATTGTAGCAGGGGATACTCCAGCATATGGAACATATTCTCAGGCAGAAAAAGAAAAAAATGAACTTGATGCTGCAAAAAAAATATATGGAATACTTCCTAAAAATCAAAAAGAAGAACTTATGAATATATGGCTTGAATTTGAAGAGGGGAAAACTAAAGAAGCAAAGTTTGCAAATGCTTGTGACAGATTTCAGGGATTTATACAAAATGTAACTTCAGATGCACATACATGGAGAAAATTTCATGTTACAAAATCAAAACTAATGAATAGAATGAGACCTATATTTAATTTTATACCTGAAGTATATTATGGGTATATTCAAGGATACATGAAAGAATATCTTGCAAATGGAGTTGTAACAGACGATAAACCTGTTAAATTAATAGCAACAGATCTTGATGGAACTTTTGTAGACAATGAGAAAAAAATTCCAACAATAAATAAAGATATAGTAAATAATTGTATTGAAAAAGGAATTGTATTTGTTCCCTCTTCTGGTAGAGATCTTCCTAGTATAAAAGAACTTTTAGGAGATATTAAAGAAATAAAATATTATTCATGCTTTAATGGGGCAAGAGTATTTAAAGGAAACACACTTATTTATTCAGAAAAAATGGATAAAATTATGTGTCTTGAAATATTAAAAAAAGGAACAGAATTAGGTCTTAAATATAGTGCTACTTCAAACTATGATGTATGTTATTCTCAGCTTGATACAGAATATTATACTGAATCTAAGTTAAGTAATACAAAGTATACTTTCCATTCAAATGAAAATCTTGATAATTTAAAAGCTTTTGACTTTGAAAAAATAGTATTCTTTGGAAGTCAGGAAATCTTCAAAGAATTAAGAAAATTTGTAGAAGATAATTACGGAGAGGAAGTAAATATATTTGGCTCAGGAGATAATGTTATGGACATTGTAAGTAAAAAATGTTCAAAAGGAAATGCCCTTAGAATAATAGCTGATGATATGGGAATAGCAACAGATGAAATAATAGCATTTGGAGACAATGAAAATGATTTATCAATGCTTACAGAAGTTGGATATCCTGTAGCTATGAAAAATGCAAAAGATTTTGTAAAAGATATTATACCAGAAATCACTTCAGTATCAAATGATGATGGAGGAGTAGGACTATATCTTAAAGAATTTTTTCAAAATAATTAA